The region CTTTCCATAGTCCATTGCAATTATTTTTAGATTTTTGTGTTTTTTTAGCTCGTCTTCTACACCTGTTAAACGTTCTACCATATTTGTTCGATTTCTGTCTGTCATACTGATTATTACGTCGCCTTTTTCTTTGTTTTTAAGGTGCTTGGCTATTACTTCACCCATTTTTATTCCAGCAGCATAATTATCTGTACCGATAAAGCTTAGTCTTTTGCTGTTTAGACAATCAGAGTCAATACATATTGTTTTAATGCCTTTTGCATCTAGATTGTTGATTATATTGACAAAACGTTCACTGTCTGCCGGGGTTAATATTAAATAATCTATACCCTTTTCTTCAAGTTCCCTTATCTTTTCTATTTGTCTTTCGAACCTTTGAGCACCAGCTTCTGGACAGTTTACCAAAAATTCATAACCATACCTCTCGGCAGTTTTTTGTCCGTTTCTTATCATTTCGGTAATAAATGGGTGATCCTCAGGTAGAAGATGTACAAAACCGATCTTTTTTACCTTCTTTTCTTGTACATCTATATTGTAATTAGCTATCCCAGTACTTACTTCTTGAACTGTTTTCATTAATTTTTGGGCAAGGTCAAATAGCATGAGGTTGGATTCTTTTTGCATTTCGCTAATTGACTGAGCTTCCTCTGTAGATGCTGCAAATTCTTGTGAGAGAGAAGCAATATTTGTAATGGAGTTAATCACAGAGTCTTTAATATCCGCCAATTCTGAAACACTATCTTTTAGTGCTGAAAGTTTGGTTATAGAATCAGCGATGCTAAAGTATATATCCTTAAAAGTATCGTATACTTCAGAGTTTGCTTCAAGTTGAGAATTAGCCCTTTCGTCTAGATGATTAATTAATTCAATAGTAGAATCAACTTTTTCATTAATTAATTTTAGTGTTTCCCCTATTTCTTGGACAAGGTTATTACTTTGCTCAGCTAAATCTCTAATTTCTTGCGCTACAACTGAAAAACCTCTTCCAGCCTCTCCTGCTCTTGCCGCTTCTATTGCTGCATTAAGTGAAACTAAATTAATTCTTTCTGCTAGTGAATCTATGGAAGATATAATTTTATACGCATTATCTACACTGTTTTTTAACGCCTGCTCTGTTTGAATAGCCTTAGAAAAGGCGGTTTGCATTTCCTCACTTTCTTTCATGGATACTGATATATTTGATATTCCTTTATTGCTTTTTTCTTTAAGCTTGTTGATTTCATCTTCTATTTCATTGATGTTGTTGAACATCCTATCAAAACTATTTGATAATTCAATCAAATCTTTTGTAACATTTTCAGCATCCATAGCTTGTTTCTGAGCACCTTCAACTATAAAATTATTAATATCAATAAGGTTTTGAGAAAGCAGGGATGATTCATTAGCGGTTTGTTTTACTACCTTGGAAAGATTTGTCATCTCTTCTATAGAAGTTCGAAAGTCTCTTATAACTTTAGTAAATTCATCGAAAAGATAATAGAGTTTCTCATTTTCTTTTTCTAGTTTTTTTACTATATTGTCTACCAAAAGGTCCTTGTTTTTTATCTTAGTGTATACAATATCGACATCTTTTTCTTTTCCTTTATCTAAGAAAAAGATTGAAAATATGTTTCCTAATATTCCTACTATAAACAGAATGCTTCCAAGCAACGTCATATGACGTATTGTGACAAATGCGATGATTAATAAGACAGTTGAAATAAATATAGTTACCTTTTTGTACATTTCCCATCCCCCTATCCTATTAAATATAAAATTGAGTTACAATTAGAAATTAAATATGTTAACAGTAGAATTATATCAAAAAAAAGCGGATTTTTGTCAATTTATATAATAAATCAAAATAGACAAAAAGAATTTATTCACTTTTGTTATAATAAAATAAGGATAAACTATATAGAAAGGAGTGGGAATATGTCAACAAAGAAATTTCTTAGCATGTTTTTGGTATTATTATGTGTCTTTTCAATATTTTTTGCAGAATCTATAGAACTCCAGATTTTGGCTACGTCTGATCTACATGGGCGTTTTTTACCTTATGATTATGCTTTAAACCAACCAGATTATAGTGGAAGTCTAGCTCAAGTTGCAACCATAATTAGAGAGCTAAAGAGTGAAAACCCAAGTAATACAATTCTTATTGACAACGGTGATACTATCCAAGAAAATCTTTCTCACATTTTTTTAGACGATGCGATTCATCCAATGATCTTTGCATTGAATGAGATGAATTACGATGTTTTTGTTTTGGGTAACCATGAGTTTAACTATGGGATCCCCACTCTTAAAAAGGTTATGCGACAATTTGTTCCCAAAGATGAGGATCCTAACAGTGTGTTATGTGGTAATGTATATAATCCAGACGGTACAAGATTAGCTGCTCCGTATAAGATTGTTACAACAGAAGATGGAATAAAAGTTGGAATAATAGGGATGGTAACTCCTAATATTACAAGATGGGATGCTGCAAACTTGAAGGATTATATAGTAGTTGATCCTGTTGATGAGGTAAGAATAGCTGTTGCTCAGTTAAAAGGTAAAGTTGATGTAATTGTAGGTGCATTTCATATGGGCCTTGAACAAGAATATGACACCTATGGTTCCGGTGTTTTGGATATTTTAAAGATTACTCCTGATTTAGATGTAGTAATACTGGGCCATGCTCATCAGAAAATAGCTGAGATGTACTATTACAACGGAAAAATATACAGGGCTATTAATGGCAAGATTTTTGATGAGCGGGAAAACGATATAACTCAAGAGGTTAAATTGAACGGTACATTACTTGTTGAACCAGCAAGTCGTGGTGGAGTTGTATCACAAGTTGTGTTAGAACTCGAAAAGAAGGACGATAAATTTGAAATCGTAGACAAGAGATCAGCAAATCATGATGTAAAAACTTCTAGTGGATATGTACAGCCTGATAAAGAGTTAACAAGAAAATTAAAGCCTTTTCACTATAAGGCGTTAGATTACGCAAACGAAGAAATTGGATTTTTAGTGGGTGGACCATTAGTTCCTGAAGATGAAATAAAAGGGATACCACAGGTGTGGATCCAACCAACCGCGCTTTTAGATCTTATAAACTCGGTTCAAATGTATTTTGGCGAACAAGTCATAGATAGAAAAATAGATGTTTCTGCAGCAGCCGCATTTAGAGAAGATGCGAATATCAAAGAAGGTCCAATAAAAAGATCAGATATTTCTTTAATATATAAATATGACAATACTTTGTATGTACTTGAGGTTACTGGAAGTCAATTGAAAAAATATATGGAATGGTCAGTTTCTTTCTACAACCAATATCAACCAAATGACTTAACGATCTCTTTTAATAGTAGGATTCCTGGATACAATTATGACATTTTCAAAGGTGTTTATTATGAAATAGATATATCCAAACCTGTAGGAGAGAGAATCGTTAATCTTAGAAGATCTGATGGAACATCTATCAAAGACCAAGATGTTCTTACTTTGACTGTAAACAATTATCGAGCTAACACTCAATTATTAACTTACGGCCCTGTATTTAAGGAAGGAGAGCCACTTCCAAAACTACTGGGAAGAACAGAAGATCATCCAAATTTCTCCGCTATAAGTGGAGGAGATTTAAGAAAATTGATAGAAAAGTATATAATCGAGGTTAAAAATGGTGTTCTCAAACCTGAATATGAAGAAAATTGGAAAATAATCGGTAATGATTGGGATGAAGAATTACATAATCTAGTTAAAGAATTAGCCAATGAAGGAATTATTGAGGTTAATAAATATAAACCTGTTAGAGTAGAAGACATTCAAAGTTTCATAAAAGCTTACTAATGAACTAAAAAATCAGAGGGTGCTTTATTAAGCATCCTCTGATTGAATTTCATTACATTTTTAATTTTCTAAACGCTTCTTTCCATAATTTGGGATTTTCTGGCTCGTATGTTTGAAATTGAAATGATCTTTTAATTAAGTCTCTTATTTCTTCAAAGTTCTTCAATGTTCCCAATGCATACAACTGAGACACTAAATTTCCCACCGCTGTTCCTTCGACAGGTCCTGTAATTACTTCTAGGCCAGTTGCATCAGATATAAATTGACATAGTAATTTATTCCTTGTTCCTCCACCAACTGCATGTACCCTTTTAAAATTAATTTTTAATATTTTTTCCAGTTTTTCTTTAGTTTCATTTACTCTAAATGCAATCCCTTCTAAAGCTGTCCTGATAACCTCTGAAGTGTCTTTTAGTTCTAGTTTACTATCTTTAATCGATTGTTCTTTTATTGCTTTGATCATATCATCAGGATTTTGTAAGGATGCGTCATCAACATTAATGTATGAAGTGAATGGTTTCGCTTCTTTTGCCATTTTTGTGATCTTATCATAAGTTTCATTGTTATCGGGAAGATTCAGACTTTGTATTATGCCCTGAATTAACCACATTCCAGTTATGTTTGCCAATATTCTATAAGAGCCGTCTAAGCACCCTTCAGCTGCTAGATTATTTTCCATAAGTTCTTTGCTAATAGGAACTTCATCTACTATTGCACCTGTCAGACACCATGTTCCTAAACTTATAAACAGGGTGTCTTTCGGATCAGATGAAATTGCAGCGAATGCCGATCCTGTATCGTGACTTGCCGGTAAGACGACTTCTATTTCTGAATTTTTGTTTATAATCCCTTTTTTTATCTTTCCAATCTTTGTTCCTGCAGGAAGTATTTTTGGTAGTATATCTGGTATTTCAAATCTTTTTATTATCTCTTCATCCCAACTTCTCTTTCTATGGTTATATATCTGGGTTGTGGTGGCCATAGTAAAGTCTATAGCTTTCTCTTCTGTTAAAAAATAATTGAACAAAGAAGGGATGGTCAGTAAATCTTTAGAAATCTCTAAGAAATCTGGCGCATATTTTTTGTAAGCTAATATCTGATAAAGTGTATTGAAGGGTTGGAATTGGGTTGGAGAATGTTCATATATCCATTGTTTACCTACTTTTTCAATAGCTTCTTGCATAATGTTGGTTTTAAACATATTTCTGTAGTGAATAGGATTGTTTATCAAAAATCTATTTTTGTTCAGTAACCCAAAATCGACACCCCAACTATCTATTCCTAAAGAAAGAACTTCAAGTCCTCTTTCTTGAGCAATATTTACACTGTTAAGAATGTTGTTGTAAAGGTACAGAATGTCCCAAAAAGAGACACCATTTATTTCGACCACATTGTTAGGAAAACGATTAACCTCTTGCAAAACAAGTTTGTCGTTTTGTAGAGTTCCTGCAAAAACCTTGCCTCCTGAGGCACCTAGATCAACAGCTAAATTAAAATATTTCAACTAATTTACACCCCTTATAATTTGATAATGAAAGAGTTAAACTCAAAGACTTTAATTTCTTTCTTTTATAATTATCAATATTATCAATTTGTGATTGCCTTAATTATTCATAGTATACAAATAATGATGTATTGTATGTTATTTGAAGATTATTTATTCTTTTATTTTTGACAAGTCCATGATCAATCTCCTCTTTTATTAAAAAATTCTATAAATGCTTTTATTTTTTCTGTAGGAATTTCATTTATTCCACTATATAGTTTTGAAATGACGGATACTTCTGCAAGAAATTCTAATGTTTCTAATTTCATGTAAGCTTCTTCTATATCTTTTCCTGCAACTGTAACACCATGATTTTGAAGTACAAAAACTCTAGATCCTTCTTCTAAACCTTTTGCAAAAGCATCTGCAAATTCTTGAGTACCTGGCATTTGATATTCTATGTAAGTTATTGGGTCTAAAACTAATGCGGATTCCGGTAGGGCATAAACTGGGAGTTTTTGGAAAGTTACTGCAAAAGAGGTTGCATATCTGGGATGTGCATGAATGATCGCATTTACATCTGAAGCTTTCTCATAAATTTTTATGTGCATTCTTCTTTCCGAAGAAGGTTCTTTTTCACCTTCAATTTTGTTACCGTTTTTATCAACAGTAATTATGTCGTTTTCAGTTAGAAAATGTTTGATAGTTGAAGTAGGAGTAATATATATCTTATCTTTGTTTCTTATACTCATATTTCCCCCTGTTCCATCTGTTAACTTTCTATCCCAGACTAACTTTGCAAAAAGCGCTACTTGTTTTTTTAATTGACTCTCTGACATTAATATTCCTCCTAAGTGTTATTTTAGACTGCCTTTAGAATTTAAAAAACCTAACTTTTTTCGGAATTTGTCCCATGGGAAAGGAAAGGGCTTCGCCCTAGGTACCTTTATAAGTTCAAAACAATATATTTTGCAAATCTTTATTTTTAAAGGATCTATTGATTTTATATTATTACTGACTTAGCAACTTTTTTCTTCATTAAAACTTTGCAGCGGTTATTTTTAATAGTTTGATAGATGTTTATATCATGAAGTTATTATAATGTTTTGTAAAATATGATCAGTATATGATAATATTCTGATATTACTTCATCACAGTATAACAAAGTAAATCAAAAAATCAAAATAAAGATTATCAGAGCTTTTTTAAGTTATTTTCGGATAATTGACTATAATTGAACGTAATTTGTTTTTTTGCATATTTTTTAAGTTTTTTAATTTAATTTATTTATAAAGAATATTATGAAAAAATATAAATCATAAAAACTTTATTATCAGATATTTTGTTAATTTAGAAGGCAAACTAAATGAACCAAAAGTTAAAAATTTTCTAAGTGTTTATAAAATTAAAATAATTAACTTGATGAGAAGATTTATAAATTAATAATTTTTGTAAATCAAAAAGGGGCTGAATTCAGCCCCTTTGATTTTGATTATTAGTATCTGATTTTTATCTATATTTCATAATTGCTCCATGATTTCCTTTGTATTTTTATATAACTGTTTATACAGATTGAAATATTTATCGTAAATTTGTTTATTTGAATTGTTGGGTAAAGTATCTTCTTTAAATAGAGTCCATTTTTTAATGTCTTCTGGTTGTTTGAATATACCAGTTCCTAACCCAGCCAGAAATGCATCTCCTAAAGGTGCTTCAACATCTTGTTTTGTTCTTTTCATAACATACCCTGTAACGTCAGAAAAAATTTGAGTCCAAATGTCGCTCTTTGCTGTACCACCAACTAAATAACATTCTGGATCGAGTACTATTCCTGCATTTTGTGCTTCTTCGATATTATGTCTTAATGAATATGCAACGGCTTCCATGAAGGCTTTGTATAAATGATTTCTATTGTGATATAAACTTAATCCAATAATAGTTCCTTTTGCTTTGGAATCCCATATAGGTGATCTTTCTCCCATAAAATAAGGTAAAACAATTATTCCATCACTTCCAGCAGGAATGTCTTTTGAACCTAATTCTAGAAGTGTATAAGCAGAAACGCCTCTTTTATTTTCATATTCCTTTTCGTATTCGCCAAACTCTTCCCTAAACCATCTAATTATAGCTCCTGAAGTTGCTCCTCCGCCAAAGGTGTATATCTTTGTTAAATCGTCAACAACATAAGGATAACTAACTAATTCGGGTGTGAGATATTTCCCATCGTGAATATTTCCCCAGCATGTAGAAGTTCCAACCATTGCAACATGTTCGCCTTCATAAACAGCGCCGGCACTTAATTGGGCAACTGGAGCATCAATTCCCCCAGCTATTATAGGTGTTCCCTCTAAAAGCCCTGTTTCTTGGGCATATTTTCCAGACATTGTTCCTACAATATCAGAAGATTTTACTATTTTTTCAGGAAGTTTATCTAGGTCTATACCCAAAATTTCACACATCTCT is a window of Defluviitoga tunisiensis DNA encoding:
- a CDS encoding substrate-binding domain-containing protein is translated as MYKKVTIFISTVLLIIAFVTIRHMTLLGSILFIVGILGNIFSIFFLDKGKEKDVDIVYTKIKNKDLLVDNIVKKLEKENEKLYYLFDEFTKVIRDFRTSIEEMTNLSKVVKQTANESSLLSQNLIDINNFIVEGAQKQAMDAENVTKDLIELSNSFDRMFNNINEIEDEINKLKEKSNKGISNISVSMKESEEMQTAFSKAIQTEQALKNSVDNAYKIISSIDSLAERINLVSLNAAIEAARAGEAGRGFSVVAQEIRDLAEQSNNLVQEIGETLKLINEKVDSTIELINHLDERANSQLEANSEVYDTFKDIYFSIADSITKLSALKDSVSELADIKDSVINSITNIASLSQEFAASTEEAQSISEMQKESNLMLFDLAQKLMKTVQEVSTGIANYNIDVQEKKVKKIGFVHLLPEDHPFITEMIRNGQKTAERYGYEFLVNCPEAGAQRFERQIEKIRELEEKGIDYLILTPADSERFVNIINNLDAKGIKTICIDSDCLNSKRLSFIGTDNYAAGIKMGEVIAKHLKNKEKGDVIISMTDRNRTNMVERLTGVEDELKKHKNLKIIAMDYGKINTTDRIKNLEELVRKYPHFDLMAGLDAHFCEMVEILKKKCNLTDKIFIGFDNIPKNIELLEKGVVDAIVAQRQELFTNIAIRKIYSYEAGNPETGVELLDTYEINKINVGALLALKKE
- a CDS encoding 5'-nucleotidase C-terminal domain-containing protein — translated: MSTKKFLSMFLVLLCVFSIFFAESIELQILATSDLHGRFLPYDYALNQPDYSGSLAQVATIIRELKSENPSNTILIDNGDTIQENLSHIFLDDAIHPMIFALNEMNYDVFVLGNHEFNYGIPTLKKVMRQFVPKDEDPNSVLCGNVYNPDGTRLAAPYKIVTTEDGIKVGIIGMVTPNITRWDAANLKDYIVVDPVDEVRIAVAQLKGKVDVIVGAFHMGLEQEYDTYGSGVLDILKITPDLDVVILGHAHQKIAEMYYYNGKIYRAINGKIFDERENDITQEVKLNGTLLVEPASRGGVVSQVVLELEKKDDKFEIVDKRSANHDVKTSSGYVQPDKELTRKLKPFHYKALDYANEEIGFLVGGPLVPEDEIKGIPQVWIQPTALLDLINSVQMYFGEQVIDRKIDVSAAAAFREDANIKEGPIKRSDISLIYKYDNTLYVLEVTGSQLKKYMEWSVSFYNQYQPNDLTISFNSRIPGYNYDIFKGVYYEIDISKPVGERIVNLRRSDGTSIKDQDVLTLTVNNYRANTQLLTYGPVFKEGEPLPKLLGRTEDHPNFSAISGGDLRKLIEKYIIEVKNGVLKPEYEENWKIIGNDWDEELHNLVKELANEGIIEVNKYKPVRVEDIQSFIKAY
- a CDS encoding rhamnulokinase; this translates as MKYFNLAVDLGASGGKVFAGTLQNDKLVLQEVNRFPNNVVEINGVSFWDILYLYNNILNSVNIAQERGLEVLSLGIDSWGVDFGLLNKNRFLINNPIHYRNMFKTNIMQEAIEKVGKQWIYEHSPTQFQPFNTLYQILAYKKYAPDFLEISKDLLTIPSLFNYFLTEEKAIDFTMATTTQIYNHRKRSWDEEIIKRFEIPDILPKILPAGTKIGKIKKGIINKNSEIEVVLPASHDTGSAFAAISSDPKDTLFISLGTWCLTGAIVDEVPISKELMENNLAAEGCLDGSYRILANITGMWLIQGIIQSLNLPDNNETYDKITKMAKEAKPFTSYINVDDASLQNPDDMIKAIKEQSIKDSKLELKDTSEVIRTALEGIAFRVNETKEKLEKILKINFKRVHAVGGGTRNKLLCQFISDATGLEVITGPVEGTAVGNLVSQLYALGTLKNFEEIRDLIKRSFQFQTYEPENPKLWKEAFRKLKM
- a CDS encoding class II aldolase/adducin family protein, which encodes MSESQLKKQVALFAKLVWDRKLTDGTGGNMSIRNKDKIYITPTSTIKHFLTENDIITVDKNGNKIEGEKEPSSERRMHIKIYEKASDVNAIIHAHPRYATSFAVTFQKLPVYALPESALVLDPITYIEYQMPGTQEFADAFAKGLEEGSRVFVLQNHGVTVAGKDIEEAYMKLETLEFLAEVSVISKLYSGINEIPTEKIKAFIEFFNKRGD
- a CDS encoding FGGY-family carbohydrate kinase produces the protein MYLIGIDIGTQSTKSVITDEEGKVISESSKEYAVLTPQPNWAEQWPDVWFNAVIDTLKRVIEKSQIQPKNITGVAISGLYGGSGIPVDKDFNPLRPCLIWMDRRATKETKFVKQNIPKDKIFRITGNYVDSYFGFTKMMWIKNNEPEVWNKTYKFMTPKDFVIYKLTGENIIDYSSAGNIGGVFDIHKKYWSQEMCEILGIDLDKLPEKIVKSSDIVGTMSGKYAQETGLLEGTPIIAGGIDAPVAQLSAGAVYEGEHVAMVGTSTCWGNIHDGKYLTPELVSYPYVVDDLTKIYTFGGGATSGAIIRWFREEFGEYEKEYENKRGVSAYTLLELGSKDIPAGSDGIIVLPYFMGERSPIWDSKAKGTIIGLSLYHNRNHLYKAFMEAVAYSLRHNIEEAQNAGIVLDPECYLVGGTAKSDIWTQIFSDVTGYVMKRTKQDVEAPLGDAFLAGLGTGIFKQPEDIKKWTLFKEDTLPNNSNKQIYDKYFNLYKQLYKNTKEIMEQL